In Rhizobium sp. WSM4643, the following are encoded in one genomic region:
- a CDS encoding adenylate/guanylate cyclase domain-containing protein, translating into MSSILNKAGPAVEADEGVWPIRRRRILDWLVNETRGERFIDNILVEMCEKLLASGVPVARATLHFRTNHPQWVGARILWKEGLAEAKIDTFAYGVENTPEFLNSPVNAIHQGAEEVRRQLEGTANGDEDSFYQELRDDGLTEYIAWPLEHTFGKRHVATFSTRRPGGFTSEHVDFLRDLLPALTLVSEIRLKNIMARTLLQTYVGPHASEQILSGVTTRGSGATVGAAIMICDLRDFTAISDLWPRDDVIHLLNDYFDAMSDPIERHGGEILKFMGDGLLAIFPLSKDTACHDLLQAIREGQALMAQLNQQYAGNGREPLRYGVGVHVGDVMYGNIGSRRRLDFTVIGPAVNVASRLETLTKEVKRPVLLSRAFVEMADCAKDMDSLGTFPLRGLGEPVDVFAFPERVAA; encoded by the coding sequence ATGTCGTCTATTTTGAACAAGGCCGGGCCTGCTGTCGAAGCGGACGAAGGCGTCTGGCCGATCCGCAGAAGACGGATTCTCGACTGGCTGGTGAACGAGACGCGCGGCGAGCGGTTCATCGACAATATCCTGGTGGAGATGTGCGAGAAGCTTTTGGCATCAGGAGTCCCGGTGGCGCGGGCGACATTGCATTTCAGGACGAACCATCCGCAATGGGTCGGTGCCCGCATTCTCTGGAAAGAAGGCCTGGCGGAAGCGAAGATCGACACATTTGCCTATGGTGTCGAAAATACGCCGGAGTTCCTGAACAGTCCCGTCAACGCGATCCATCAGGGTGCGGAGGAGGTGCGCAGACAGCTGGAAGGCACAGCCAACGGCGACGAGGATTCATTCTATCAGGAATTGCGCGACGACGGCCTCACGGAGTATATCGCCTGGCCCCTCGAGCATACTTTCGGCAAACGGCACGTCGCGACATTTTCCACCCGCCGGCCCGGCGGTTTTACCAGCGAGCACGTCGATTTCCTGCGGGACCTGCTGCCGGCCCTGACTCTCGTCAGCGAAATCCGGCTGAAGAACATCATGGCCCGCACGCTGCTGCAGACTTATGTCGGACCGCATGCGAGCGAACAGATCCTGTCAGGCGTCACGACGCGCGGCAGCGGTGCGACCGTTGGTGCGGCCATCATGATCTGCGACCTGCGCGACTTTACGGCGATCTCCGATCTCTGGCCGCGCGACGATGTCATCCACCTGCTCAACGACTATTTCGACGCCATGTCCGATCCGATAGAGCGGCATGGCGGGGAGATCCTGAAGTTCATGGGAGACGGATTGCTGGCGATCTTCCCATTGAGCAAGGACACGGCCTGTCATGATCTGCTGCAGGCGATCCGCGAAGGGCAGGCGTTGATGGCGCAATTGAACCAGCAATATGCGGGCAACGGACGCGAACCGCTGCGCTATGGCGTCGGCGTGCATGTCGGCGACGTTATGTACGGCAATATCGGCTCGCGCCGGCGGCTGGATTTCACCGTCATCGGCCCTGCGGTCAATGTCGCCTCTCGGCTGGAAACCTTGACCAAGGAGGTCAAGCGTCCAGTGCTCTTGTCGCGGGCCTTCGTCGAAATGGCGGACTGCGCGAAGGACATGGATAGCCTCGGCACTTTCCCGCTGCGCGGGCTTGGAGAGCCCGTCGATGTTTTTGCCTTTCCGGAGCGTGTTGCCGCATAG
- the nrdF gene encoding class 1b ribonucleoside-diphosphate reductase subunit beta, with the protein MNMQIKPASRVRAINWNRIEDDKDIEVWNRLTGNFWLPEKVPLSNDIPSWATLTAAEQQLTIRVFTGLTLLDTIQNGVGSIRLMEDAVTPHEEAVLSNVSFMEAVHARSYSSIFSTLCSTPDVDDAYRWSEENEFLQRKSALIMEQYRSGNTLKKKVASVFLESFLFYSGFYLPMYWSSRAKLTNTADMIRLIIRDEAVHGYYIGYKFQRGLERLCDERKQEIKDFAFELLLELYDNEAKYTEALYDGVGLTEDVKKFLHYNANKALMNLGYEALFPAEACKVNPAILSALSPNADENHDFFSGSGSSYVIGKAVATEDEDWDF; encoded by the coding sequence ATGAACATGCAAATCAAACCCGCCTCCCGCGTGCGCGCCATCAATTGGAACCGCATCGAGGACGACAAGGATATCGAGGTCTGGAACCGGCTCACCGGCAATTTCTGGCTGCCGGAAAAGGTGCCGCTTTCCAACGACATTCCCTCCTGGGCAACGTTGACGGCGGCCGAGCAGCAGTTGACCATCCGCGTCTTCACCGGATTGACGTTGCTCGACACGATCCAGAACGGCGTCGGTTCCATCCGGCTGATGGAAGATGCGGTAACGCCGCATGAGGAGGCGGTGCTTTCCAACGTCTCCTTCATGGAGGCGGTGCATGCGCGCTCCTATTCCTCGATCTTCTCGACGCTGTGCTCGACGCCCGATGTCGACGATGCCTATCGCTGGTCGGAGGAGAACGAATTCCTGCAGCGGAAATCGGCGCTGATCATGGAGCAGTATCGCTCCGGCAATACGTTGAAGAAGAAGGTTGCGAGCGTCTTCCTCGAAAGCTTCCTGTTCTATTCCGGATTCTACCTGCCGATGTACTGGTCGAGCCGTGCCAAGCTGACCAACACGGCCGACATGATCCGGCTGATCATCCGCGACGAAGCGGTGCACGGCTATTATATCGGCTACAAGTTCCAGCGCGGGCTGGAACGCCTCTGCGACGAGCGGAAGCAGGAGATCAAGGATTTCGCCTTCGAGCTGCTGCTCGAGCTCTATGACAACGAGGCGAAATATACCGAGGCGCTCTATGACGGCGTCGGGCTGACCGAGGACGTCAAGAAATTCCTGCACTACAATGCCAACAAGGCGCTGATGAACCTTGGCTATGAGGCGCTGTTCCCGGCCGAGGCCTGCAAGGTCAATCCGGCGATCCTGTCGGCGCTTTCGCCGAATGCGGACGAGAACCACGACTTCTTCTCCGGCTCCGGTTCCTCCTATGTCATCGGCAAGGCGGTCGCGACGGAGGACGAGGACTGGGATTTCTGA
- the nrdE gene encoding class 1b ribonucleoside-diphosphate reductase subunit alpha, giving the protein MDTGTTLTRDAGAKPHNTFAHPAGERPLKAAETLDYHALNAMLNLYDDEGRIQLDKDRMAAKQYFLQHVNQNTVFFHNLREKLDYLVTEGYYEQEVLDQYSFNFVRDLFDQAYAKKFRFPTFLGAFKYYTSYTLKTFDGKRYLERYEDRICMVALALARGDETLARGMVEEIISGRFQPATPTFLNAGKKQRGELVSCFLLRVEDNMESIGRSINSALQLSKRGGGVALSLTNIREAGAPIKHIENQSSGIIPVMKLLEDSFSYANQLGARQGAGAVYLNAHHPDIMRFLDTKRENADEKIRIKTLSLGVVVPDITFELARNNEDMYLFSPYDVERVYGVPFTEISVTEKYREMADDARISKKKIKAREFFQVLAEIQFESGYPYIMFEDTVNRANPIAGRISMSNLCSEILQVSEASEYHDDLSYKHLGKDISCNLGSLNIAAAMDSADFGKTIETSIRALTAVSDMSHISSVPSIEKGNDESHAIGLGQMNLHGYLAREHIFYGSVEGVDFTNIYFYTVTYHAVRASNLLAVERGTSFKGFENSKYASGEYFDKYTDRLWEPATETVRALFETSGIHIPTQEDWAALKTAVMASGLYNQNLQAVPPTGSISYINHSTSSIHPIVSKIEIRKEGKIGRVYYPAPFMTNDNLDYYQDAYEIGPEKIIDTYAAATQHVDQGLSLTLFFRDTATTRDINKAQIHAWKKGIKTIYYIRLRQMALSGTEVQGCVSCTL; this is encoded by the coding sequence TTGGACACGGGAACAACTCTGACGCGGGATGCGGGCGCAAAACCGCATAACACTTTTGCTCATCCCGCCGGCGAACGCCCTTTGAAAGCGGCGGAAACGCTCGACTATCACGCGCTGAATGCGATGCTGAACCTCTATGACGATGAGGGACGGATCCAGCTCGACAAGGATCGAATGGCTGCCAAGCAGTATTTCCTGCAGCATGTGAACCAGAATACGGTGTTCTTTCACAACCTTCGGGAAAAGCTCGATTACCTCGTGACCGAGGGCTATTACGAGCAGGAGGTTCTCGATCAGTATTCCTTCAATTTCGTGCGCGACCTGTTCGACCAGGCCTATGCCAAGAAATTCCGTTTCCCGACCTTCCTCGGCGCCTTCAAATACTACACCAGCTATACGCTGAAGACCTTCGACGGAAAGCGCTATCTCGAGCGCTATGAGGACCGCATTTGCATGGTAGCGCTGGCCTTGGCGCGCGGCGACGAGACCCTTGCCCGCGGCATGGTGGAGGAGATCATTTCCGGCCGCTTCCAGCCGGCGACGCCGACCTTCCTCAATGCCGGCAAGAAGCAGCGCGGCGAACTGGTTTCCTGCTTCCTGCTGCGCGTTGAGGACAATATGGAATCGATTGGCCGGTCGATCAATTCGGCGCTGCAATTGTCGAAGCGTGGTGGCGGCGTGGCGCTGTCATTGACGAACATCCGCGAGGCGGGCGCGCCGATCAAACATATCGAGAACCAATCGTCAGGCATCATCCCGGTGATGAAGCTGCTCGAAGACAGTTTCTCCTATGCCAACCAGCTCGGCGCGCGCCAGGGCGCGGGGGCCGTCTATCTCAATGCCCACCACCCCGATATCATGCGCTTCCTCGATACCAAGCGCGAAAATGCCGACGAGAAGATCCGCATCAAGACGCTGTCGCTCGGCGTCGTCGTGCCGGACATCACCTTCGAACTGGCGAGGAACAATGAGGACATGTACCTGTTCTCGCCCTATGACGTAGAGCGCGTCTATGGTGTGCCCTTCACCGAGATTTCGGTGACGGAAAAGTACCGCGAGATGGCGGACGACGCCCGCATCTCCAAGAAGAAGATCAAGGCGCGCGAATTCTTCCAGGTGCTTGCCGAAATCCAGTTCGAGAGCGGCTATCCCTACATCATGTTCGAGGACACGGTGAACCGGGCGAACCCGATCGCCGGGCGCATCTCGATGAGCAATCTCTGCTCGGAGATCCTGCAGGTGAGCGAGGCCAGCGAATATCATGACGACCTCTCCTACAAACATCTCGGCAAGGACATTTCCTGCAATCTCGGCTCGCTGAATATCGCCGCGGCAATGGATTCGGCCGATTTCGGCAAGACGATCGAAACCTCGATCCGGGCGCTGACGGCTGTTTCCGACATGAGCCACATCTCCTCGGTCCCCTCGATCGAGAAGGGCAATGACGAGAGCCATGCGATCGGCCTCGGTCAGATGAACCTGCACGGTTATCTCGCCCGCGAACACATCTTCTACGGCTCCGTGGAAGGCGTCGATTTCACCAATATCTATTTCTATACGGTGACCTATCACGCAGTCCGCGCCTCGAACCTTTTGGCGGTCGAACGCGGCACGAGCTTCAAGGGCTTCGAAAACTCGAAATATGCCTCCGGCGAATATTTCGACAAATATACCGACCGGCTCTGGGAGCCGGCGACGGAGACGGTGAGGGCGCTGTTCGAGACCTCAGGCATTCACATTCCGACGCAGGAAGACTGGGCCGCATTGAAGACGGCGGTGATGGCCTCCGGCCTCTATAACCAGAACCTGCAGGCGGTGCCGCCGACGGGCTCGATCTCCTATATCAACCACTCGACCTCCTCGATCCATCCGATCGTCTCGAAGATCGAGATCCGCAAGGAGGGCAAGATCGGCCGCGTCTACTATCCGGCGCCGTTCATGACCAACGACAATCTCGACTATTATCAGGACGCCTATGAGATCGGGCCGGAGAAGATCATCGACACCTATGCGGCGGCGACCCAGCATGTCGACCAGGGCCTGTCGCTGACCTTGTTCTTCCGCGATACGGCAACGACGCGCGACATCAACAAGGCGCAGATCCACGCCTGGAAGAAGGGCATCAAGACGATCTACTACATCCGCCTTCGCCAGATGGCGCTGTCCGGCACCGAGGTGCAGGGCTGCGTGTCTTGTACGCTGTGA
- the nrdI gene encoding class Ib ribonucleoside-diphosphate reductase assembly flavoprotein NrdI yields the protein MGLIVYYSSRSENTHRFVAKLGLRATRIPPSGADAFHIREPFVLVVPTYSGDGGKGAVPKQVIRFLNDAENRGHIRGVIAAGNSNFGETYGLAGDVISQKCQVPYLYRFELLGTEADVANVKHGLERFWTREQL from the coding sequence ATGGGCCTGATCGTCTATTATTCCAGCCGATCCGAGAACACCCATCGGTTCGTCGCCAAGCTCGGACTGCGCGCAACGCGCATTCCGCCAAGTGGCGCTGACGCGTTCCATATCCGCGAACCCTTCGTGCTTGTTGTGCCGACCTATAGCGGCGACGGCGGCAAGGGTGCCGTTCCCAAGCAGGTGATCCGTTTCCTCAACGATGCGGAAAACCGAGGACACATCCGCGGCGTGATTGCCGCGGGCAACAGCAATTTCGGCGAGACATACGGGCTCGCCGGCGACGTCATCTCGCAGAAATGCCAGGTGCCTTACCTCTACAGGTTCGAGCTGCTGGGCACGGAAGCGGATGTCGCCAACGTCAAACACGGACTGGAACGGTTTTGGACACGGGAACAACTCTGA
- the nrdH gene encoding glutaredoxin-like protein NrdH translates to MTITVYSKPACVQCIATYRALDRLGVDYDIVDISEDAEALDRVRSLGYMQAPVVIAGEQHWAGFRPDMISALS, encoded by the coding sequence ATGACCATTACCGTCTACAGCAAGCCTGCCTGCGTCCAGTGCATCGCCACCTACCGTGCCCTCGACCGGTTGGGTGTCGATTATGACATCGTCGATATCTCTGAGGATGCCGAAGCGCTCGATCGTGTCCGCAGCCTCGGCTACATGCAGGCGCCTGTCGTCATCGCCGGCGAGCAGCATTGGGCGGGCTTCCGCCCTGACATGATCAGCGCGCTCTCCTGA
- a CDS encoding heavy metal translocating P-type ATPase codes for MAESETRYRVGGMDCAGCATKIDTAVRRVAGVADVSVSVMAGTMTVRHDGSSDLKVIERKVTGLGYSVAPLAGSAAPAHTQGSQHRHDHDHGDHAGHDHGYEGHDHAGHDHDHANHDHASHDHDGEKEIEGLHGHDHAPMAGPWWQSKKGRLTILAGVALVVAYAVGHLVPAIASYAFIVAMLIGLVPIARRAIIAALSGTPFSIEMLMTIAAVGAVIINAGEEAATVVFLFLVGEMLEGVAAGKARESIQSLAGLVPKNALLEDNGQTREVPAESLAVGATIMVRPGDRISADGIIISGESAIDEAPVTGESTPVRKGVDAVVFAGTVNGDAVLRVRVTAAAADNTIARVVKLVEEAQESKAPTERFIDRFSRYYTPGVVVVAALVAVVPPLLFAGPWGEWVYKGLAILLIGCPCALVISTPAAIAASLSTGARRGLLMKGGAVLETLGKVTMVAFDKTGTLTEGRPQVTDIISFGLSEAQVLSRAAVLEQGSSHPLALAILNRAKSVGVPVPPALELEALAGKGVSGKVGGETLDLLSPPAARERGALSAEQDARIAALNDEGKSVSVLLVNGVAAGLIAMRDEPREDAEAGLAALKSAGIKAMMLTGDNKRTAAAVAGILGIDWRGEMMPEDKQQIVGELKRQGFIVAKVGDGINDAPALAAADIGIAMGGGTDVALETADAAVLHGRVSDVARMIELSKRTMRNILQNITIALGLKAVFLVTTIAGITGLWPAILADTGATVLVTINALRLLRIKI; via the coding sequence ATGGCTGAGAGCGAGACACGATACCGGGTTGGCGGCATGGATTGCGCCGGCTGCGCAACCAAGATCGATACGGCGGTCAGACGCGTGGCGGGTGTCGCCGATGTTTCCGTCTCGGTGATGGCGGGCACGATGACCGTCCGCCACGATGGCAGCAGCGATCTCAAGGTGATCGAGAGGAAGGTGACAGGGCTCGGCTATTCCGTCGCGCCGCTTGCTGGAAGCGCTGCGCCTGCGCATACCCAGGGCTCGCAGCATCGTCACGACCACGATCACGGCGATCATGCCGGCCATGATCACGGCTACGAAGGCCACGATCACGCAGGTCATGATCACGATCATGCAAACCACGATCATGCGAGCCATGACCATGACGGCGAAAAGGAAATCGAAGGCCTGCATGGGCACGACCATGCGCCGATGGCCGGTCCGTGGTGGCAGAGCAAGAAAGGCCGTCTGACCATTCTTGCGGGCGTGGCGCTCGTTGTCGCCTACGCCGTCGGCCATCTCGTGCCGGCGATTGCGTCCTATGCCTTCATCGTCGCCATGCTGATCGGGCTGGTGCCGATCGCGCGGCGCGCTATCATTGCCGCCCTATCAGGTACACCGTTCTCGATCGAGATGCTGATGACGATTGCCGCCGTCGGCGCCGTCATCATCAATGCCGGCGAAGAGGCGGCGACCGTCGTGTTCCTGTTCCTCGTCGGCGAGATGCTGGAAGGGGTGGCTGCCGGCAAGGCGCGCGAAAGCATCCAGTCGTTGGCGGGTCTGGTGCCGAAGAATGCGTTGCTCGAAGACAATGGGCAGACGCGGGAAGTGCCGGCAGAAAGCCTTGCCGTTGGCGCGACTATCATGGTTCGCCCTGGCGACCGTATCTCTGCGGACGGCATCATCATCTCAGGCGAGAGCGCGATCGACGAGGCGCCGGTGACGGGCGAAAGCACGCCGGTTCGCAAGGGCGTCGATGCCGTCGTTTTTGCCGGCACGGTCAATGGCGATGCGGTGCTCAGGGTTCGCGTCACGGCGGCGGCCGCCGACAACACCATCGCCCGTGTCGTCAAGCTGGTGGAGGAAGCGCAGGAATCGAAGGCGCCGACCGAACGCTTCATCGATCGGTTTTCGCGCTATTACACGCCCGGCGTGGTCGTGGTCGCAGCGCTGGTCGCGGTCGTTCCGCCGCTGCTGTTCGCTGGGCCATGGGGCGAATGGGTCTATAAGGGCCTTGCCATCCTTTTGATCGGCTGCCCCTGCGCGCTCGTCATTTCGACGCCGGCGGCAATTGCCGCCTCGCTTTCGACAGGTGCGCGGCGCGGGCTGCTGATGAAGGGCGGCGCGGTGCTGGAAACGCTCGGCAAGGTGACGATGGTCGCCTTCGACAAGACAGGCACGCTGACGGAAGGCAGGCCTCAGGTCACCGATATCATCTCCTTCGGATTGAGCGAGGCGCAGGTGCTGTCGCGCGCGGCGGTGCTGGAGCAAGGCTCCAGCCATCCGCTGGCGCTGGCGATCCTCAACCGCGCCAAGTCAGTCGGCGTTCCCGTGCCGCCGGCCCTCGAGCTGGAAGCGCTGGCGGGCAAGGGCGTCAGCGGCAAAGTCGGCGGCGAGACGCTGGACCTGCTGTCGCCGCCCGCCGCCCGTGAGCGCGGGGCGCTCAGTGCTGAACAGGATGCACGCATCGCGGCGCTGAACGACGAGGGCAAGAGCGTGTCGGTGCTGCTCGTCAACGGTGTTGCGGCCGGCCTGATCGCCATGCGCGACGAGCCGCGTGAGGATGCCGAGGCCGGGCTCGCTGCCCTCAAATCAGCAGGCATCAAGGCGATGATGTTGACGGGCGACAACAAGCGGACGGCAGCAGCCGTTGCCGGCATCCTTGGCATCGACTGGCGCGGCGAGATGATGCCGGAGGACAAGCAGCAGATCGTCGGCGAATTGAAGCGCCAGGGTTTCATCGTCGCCAAAGTCGGCGACGGCATCAACGATGCTCCGGCGCTGGCGGCTGCCGATATCGGCATTGCTATGGGCGGCGGCACCGATGTGGCGCTGGAGACGGCGGATGCCGCCGTGTTGCACGGACGCGTTAGCGATGTGGCGCGGATGATCGAACTTTCCAAACGCACGATGCGCAACATCCTGCAGAACATCACCATCGCCCTCGGATTGAAGGCGGTGTTTCTGGTGACGACGATCGCCGGCATCACCGGGCTCTGGCCGGCGATCCTCGCCGATACCGGCGCCACCGTGCTGGTGACGATCAACGCGCTGAGGCTGCTTCGGATAAAAATATAA
- a CDS encoding MerR family transcriptional regulator has translation MKKITIGEAARQSGVKVPTVRYYESIGLLAAPSRSEGNQRSFEPADISRLAFIRHARELGFEIEAIRTLLTLQDDPYQSCASADAIAKARLVEVEQRIRSLTALKAELETMVEGCGHGRVDQCRVIEVLADHGQCTHPHH, from the coding sequence ATGAAAAAGATCACCATTGGTGAAGCTGCGCGCCAAAGCGGCGTCAAGGTGCCGACGGTTCGTTATTATGAGAGCATAGGCCTGCTCGCGGCGCCGAGCCGCAGCGAGGGTAACCAGCGTTCCTTCGAGCCTGCCGATATCAGCCGTCTCGCCTTCATCCGCCACGCCCGCGAACTCGGCTTCGAGATCGAGGCGATCCGCACGCTGCTCACCCTGCAGGATGATCCGTACCAGTCCTGTGCCTCGGCCGACGCCATCGCCAAGGCGCGTCTCGTCGAGGTCGAGCAGCGCATCCGCAGCCTGACGGCGCTGAAGGCCGAGCTGGAAACCATGGTGGAAGGCTGCGGCCACGGCCGCGTCGATCAATGCCGAGTCATCGAGGTGCTCGCCGACCACGGCCAGTGCACACATCCGCACCACTGA
- a CDS encoding TIGR03862 family flavoprotein — protein sequence MNQKRIAIIGGGPAGLAAAELLSRSGHAVTVYDAMPTFARKFLLAGKSGLNITHSEDYARFTTRFGAASARLRPALDAFTPDDIRDWAAGLGTETFVGSSGRVFPKVMKASPLLRAWLRRLEAQGATLRTRHRWSGFAEDGYAFETPEGRSIVHCDAALLALGGASWPRLGSDASWLARLSERGAEIEPFKPANCGFAVGWSGSFSERFAGEPVKSVTATSEAGTFPGEFVITGSGIEGSLIYAHTASLRDRLLNHGGAALTLDLAPGRTIERLSRDLARQDAKSSFSNRLRKGAGLDGVKAALLRELAPERDRTDPERLAGMIKALSVPVIETRPIAEAISSAGGIRWSSIDDSYMLNALPGTFVAGEMLDWEAPTGGYLLTACLATGRAAARGIEAWLQRRA from the coding sequence ATGAACCAGAAGCGGATCGCGATCATCGGCGGCGGCCCGGCGGGCCTCGCGGCTGCCGAACTGCTGTCCCGTTCCGGTCATGCAGTGACGGTCTACGACGCCATGCCGACCTTCGCCCGCAAGTTCCTCTTGGCCGGCAAGTCGGGTCTCAACATCACCCATTCCGAGGATTATGCCCGTTTCACCACACGCTTCGGCGCGGCCTCCGCCCGTCTGCGCCCCGCTCTTGATGCTTTTACCCCTGATGATATCAGGGATTGGGCAGCAGGGCTCGGGACCGAGACCTTCGTCGGCTCGTCCGGCCGGGTGTTCCCGAAGGTGATGAAGGCCTCGCCTTTGCTGCGCGCTTGGCTCAGGCGACTGGAGGCGCAGGGCGCCACGCTGCGCACCCGCCACCGCTGGAGCGGGTTTGCCGAAGATGGTTATGCTTTCGAAACGCCCGAAGGGCGCAGCATCGTCCATTGCGACGCAGCCCTGCTGGCGCTCGGCGGCGCAAGCTGGCCGCGCCTCGGCTCCGATGCAAGCTGGCTGGCTCGGCTATCGGAGAGAGGCGCCGAGATCGAACCCTTCAAGCCCGCCAATTGCGGCTTCGCCGTCGGCTGGAGCGGAAGCTTCAGCGAACGTTTCGCCGGCGAGCCGGTAAAGTCGGTCACCGCAACATCCGAGGCCGGCACGTTTCCCGGCGAATTCGTCATCACCGGGAGCGGCATCGAGGGCAGCCTGATCTATGCCCACACCGCCAGCCTCCGCGACCGGCTGCTGAACCACGGCGGCGCTGCCCTGACGCTCGACCTCGCACCCGGCCGCACCATCGAGAGGCTGAGCCGCGACCTTGCCCGGCAGGACGCCAAATCGAGCTTTTCAAACCGCCTGCGCAAGGGTGCCGGCCTCGACGGCGTCAAGGCGGCACTGTTGCGCGAACTCGCTCCCGAGCGCGATCGGACCGATCCCGAGCGTCTCGCCGGTATGATCAAGGCCCTATCGGTGCCGGTGATCGAAACCCGCCCGATCGCCGAAGCGATCTCCTCGGCCGGCGGCATCCGCTGGAGCAGCATCGACGACAGCTACATGTTGAACGCGCTGCCGGGCACCTTCGTTGCCGGTGAGATGCTCGACTGGGAAGCCCCGACCGGCGGCTATCTCCTCACCGCCTGCCTGGCGACCGGCCGGGCGGCAGCGCGCGGCATCGAAGCCTGGTTGCAGCGCAGAGCATGA
- the msrB gene encoding peptide-methionine (R)-S-oxide reductase MsrB, with amino-acid sequence MLNRRLLLMGAALGAFAVHLGLAGKAIAAETFAVTHTDEEWRKLLTPDQYVILRREGTEQPFTSALLHEERKGNFACAGCDQDLFSSTTKFDSGTGWPSFWAPLEKAVGTTSDTTFGMVRNAVHCSRCGGHLGHVFDDGPKPTGLRYCMNGLAMTFRPASA; translated from the coding sequence ATGCTGAATAGACGATTGTTGCTGATGGGCGCCGCGCTTGGAGCGTTTGCGGTTCACTTGGGCCTGGCCGGCAAGGCGATCGCCGCCGAGACGTTTGCGGTGACGCACACCGACGAGGAATGGCGCAAGCTGCTGACGCCGGATCAATATGTCATCCTGCGCCGGGAGGGGACGGAACAGCCCTTCACCAGTGCCTTGCTGCATGAGGAGCGAAAGGGCAATTTCGCCTGCGCCGGCTGCGACCAGGACCTCTTTTCCTCGACCACCAAATTCGACAGCGGCACCGGCTGGCCGAGCTTCTGGGCGCCGCTCGAAAAAGCCGTCGGCACCACGAGCGACACGACTTTCGGCATGGTGCGCAACGCCGTGCACTGCAGTCGCTGCGGTGGGCATCTCGGCCATGTCTTCGATGACGGCCCGAAGCCAACCGGGCTTCGCTACTGCATGAATGGGCTTGCCATGACATTCCGTCCGGCCTCGGCCTGA
- a CDS encoding helix-turn-helix domain-containing protein, translated as MHEHSAHAEHVYTSAQRDSAAASSPVVASWRRCMTMHQLAPEDQRAPLRLTDQEFRRAREQSEQLIASATEELDRLFTTVGRAGCCLLLTDKNGIALERRGAAGDDKEFRELGLWTGSVWTEASIGTNGIGTALADERAVAIFRDQHFFCSNTSLSCTTAPIRDHRGRVAAALDISTCRDDVNEMTLAILTQTVRDAAMRIELNLFRSAFAGARFLMVPAGANSAAALLAVDRHDLVLGATRAARIALQLDDKRIAAGIPAADALHEAGVCQQDEIVEAEKAALLRALSRAGGNVSQAAIALGISRATLHRKMKKLDLH; from the coding sequence ATGCACGAACACTCAGCGCACGCCGAGCACGTCTACACGTCTGCCCAGCGCGATTCTGCGGCGGCCAGTTCTCCCGTTGTCGCCTCATGGCGGCGGTGCATGACCATGCATCAGCTCGCCCCCGAGGACCAGCGGGCTCCACTGCGCCTCACCGACCAGGAATTCCGCCGTGCGCGCGAGCAGTCCGAACAGCTGATCGCCAGCGCGACGGAAGAGCTCGATCGTCTCTTTACCACCGTTGGCAGGGCGGGCTGCTGCCTGCTTCTGACCGACAAGAACGGCATCGCACTGGAGCGCCGGGGCGCTGCCGGCGACGACAAGGAATTCCGCGAACTCGGCCTGTGGACCGGCTCGGTCTGGACCGAGGCCAGCATAGGCACCAACGGCATCGGCACCGCACTTGCTGACGAGCGAGCCGTCGCCATCTTCCGCGATCAGCATTTTTTCTGCTCGAACACCAGCCTCAGCTGCACGACGGCACCAATCCGCGATCATCGTGGCCGAGTGGCAGCAGCCCTCGACATCTCCACATGCCGCGACGACGTCAACGAGATGACGCTGGCAATCCTGACGCAGACCGTGCGCGATGCGGCGATGCGCATCGAGCTTAACCTTTTCCGCTCGGCCTTTGCGGGCGCACGTTTCCTGATGGTCCCGGCCGGCGCCAATTCCGCCGCCGCCCTGCTTGCCGTCGACAGGCATGATCTGGTGCTCGGCGCGACGCGCGCCGCCCGCATCGCACTGCAGCTGGACGACAAGCGCATCGCCGCCGGCATTCCTGCCGCCGATGCCCTGCACGAGGCTGGAGTCTGCCAGCAGGACGAGATCGTCGAGGCGGAAAAGGCGGCACTGCTGCGGGCGCTGTCGCGCGCCGGCGGCAATGTCTCGCAGGCGGCGATCGCGCTTGGCATCAGCCGCGCAACGCTGCACAGGAAGATGAAGAAGCTCGATCTCCACTGA